One stretch of Amycolatopsis sp. NBC_00345 DNA includes these proteins:
- the bla gene encoding class A beta-lactamase — MSRGMLSRRGALVAGLGLVAAGCAGKTAVSSPPSSSAAPARPSVQPELAALEKKFGGRIGVSAVDTGTGATAGYRADERFLLCSTHKVLAVSALLHGHPEAMDKVIHYEKSQLVTYSPVTSLHVADGMTGAAICEAAITVSDNTAANLIVGQVGGPAAVTAFVRTLGDPDTRLDRVEPELNVGAPGDERDTTTPARMAADLRALVLGNGLDPAGRDRLTGWMVANTTGGKQVRAGVPAGWRVADKTGSGSHGESNDVAVVWPPGRAPWVIAVYTAPTDPKSTAGAATIAEATRIVAKAFS, encoded by the coding sequence GTGAGCAGGGGAATGCTGTCCCGGCGAGGCGCGCTGGTGGCCGGCCTGGGCCTGGTGGCCGCGGGATGCGCGGGGAAGACGGCGGTCTCCTCGCCGCCGTCCTCGTCGGCGGCACCGGCACGGCCGTCGGTGCAGCCGGAGCTGGCCGCGCTCGAGAAGAAGTTCGGCGGCCGGATCGGCGTGTCCGCAGTGGACACCGGCACCGGCGCCACGGCCGGATACCGCGCGGACGAGCGGTTCCTGCTGTGCTCGACGCACAAGGTGCTGGCCGTTTCGGCGCTGCTGCACGGGCACCCGGAAGCCATGGACAAGGTGATCCATTACGAGAAGTCGCAGCTGGTGACGTACTCGCCGGTGACGTCCCTGCACGTGGCGGACGGGATGACGGGCGCGGCCATCTGCGAGGCGGCGATCACCGTCAGCGACAACACGGCGGCCAACCTGATCGTCGGGCAGGTCGGCGGCCCGGCCGCGGTGACCGCGTTCGTCCGCACCCTGGGCGATCCCGACACCCGGCTGGACCGGGTGGAGCCGGAGCTCAACGTCGGCGCCCCCGGCGACGAACGCGACACCACCACCCCCGCCCGGATGGCCGCCGACCTGCGCGCGCTGGTGCTGGGCAACGGCCTCGACCCGGCGGGCCGCGACCGGCTCACCGGCTGGATGGTCGCCAACACGACCGGCGGCAAGCAGGTGCGCGCGGGCGTGCCGGCGGGCTGGCGGGTCGCCGACAAGACCGGCTCCGGCTCGCACGGGGAGAGCAACGACGTCGCCGTGGTCTGGCCTCCGGGCCGCGCGCCGTGGGTGATCGCGGTCTACACCGCGCCGACGGACCCGAAGTCCACGGCGGGCGCGGCGACCATCGCCGAGGCGACGCGGATCGTCGCGAAAGCCTTCAGCTGA
- a CDS encoding NtaA/DmoA family FMN-dependent monooxygenase (This protein belongs to a clade of FMN-dependent monooxygenases, within a broader family of flavin-dependent oxidoreductases, the luciferase-like monooxygenase (LMM) family, some of whose members use coenzyme F420 rather than FMN.): MTKPLKQIHLAAHFPGVNNTTVWSDPAAGSHIEFSSFVKLAQTAERAKFDFFFLAEGLRLREQNGEIYDLDVVGRPDTFTVLSALAAVTERLGLAGTINSTFNEPFEVARQFASLDHLSAGRAAWNVVTSWDAFTGENFRRGGFLPQDQRYSRAETFMRTAWELFDSWRGDEVLADKASGRFLADPRAGAFSHHDQHFDIEGRFPVPRSPQGRPVIIQAGDSDDGREFAAATADAIFTRHGTLEAGQAFFTDVKGRLAKYGRTHDQLVILPAATFVLGDTDADAQEKAHEVRLQQVSEATAIKFLEQLWNTDLSDHDPNGPLPSSDPVVGENKIAKGRASVRMYRDPVATAHEWRQLAEAKNLSTREVIIEVTGRQNFIGSPTTVATTINDLVQSDASDGFILVPHVTPGGLDEFADTVVPLLQDRGVFRTEYSGPTLRDHLGLT; the protein is encoded by the coding sequence ATGACCAAGCCCCTGAAGCAGATCCACCTCGCGGCGCACTTCCCCGGGGTCAACAACACCACCGTGTGGAGCGATCCCGCGGCCGGCAGCCACATCGAGTTCAGCTCGTTCGTCAAACTCGCGCAGACCGCCGAGCGCGCGAAGTTCGACTTCTTCTTCCTGGCCGAGGGCCTGCGGCTGCGGGAGCAGAACGGCGAGATCTACGACCTGGACGTGGTCGGCCGCCCGGACACGTTCACGGTGCTCAGCGCGCTCGCGGCCGTCACCGAGCGGCTGGGGCTGGCGGGCACGATCAACTCGACGTTCAACGAGCCGTTCGAGGTGGCGCGGCAGTTCGCGTCGCTGGACCACCTCTCGGCCGGGCGCGCGGCCTGGAACGTCGTGACGTCGTGGGACGCCTTCACCGGCGAAAACTTCCGCCGCGGCGGCTTCCTGCCGCAGGACCAGCGCTACTCGCGGGCCGAGACGTTCATGCGCACGGCGTGGGAGCTGTTCGACTCCTGGCGCGGCGACGAGGTGCTGGCCGACAAGGCGAGCGGCCGCTTCCTGGCCGACCCGCGGGCCGGCGCGTTCTCCCACCACGACCAGCACTTCGACATCGAGGGCCGGTTCCCGGTGCCGCGCAGCCCGCAGGGCCGCCCGGTGATCATCCAGGCCGGCGACTCCGACGACGGCCGCGAGTTCGCCGCCGCGACGGCCGACGCGATCTTCACCCGCCACGGCACGCTCGAAGCGGGCCAGGCGTTCTTCACCGACGTCAAGGGCCGCCTGGCGAAGTACGGCCGCACCCACGACCAGCTGGTCATCCTGCCCGCGGCGACGTTCGTCCTGGGCGACACGGACGCGGACGCCCAGGAAAAGGCCCACGAGGTGCGGCTGCAGCAGGTCAGCGAGGCGACGGCGATCAAGTTCCTCGAGCAGCTGTGGAACACCGACCTCAGCGACCACGACCCGAACGGCCCGCTGCCGTCTTCGGACCCCGTCGTGGGCGAAAACAAGATCGCCAAGGGCCGCGCGAGCGTCCGCATGTACCGCGACCCGGTCGCCACCGCGCACGAGTGGCGCCAGCTCGCGGAGGCGAAGAACCTGTCCACCCGCGAAGTCATCATCGAGGTCACGGGCCGCCAGAACTTCATCGGCTCCCCCACCACCGTAGCCACCACGATCAACGACCTGGTCCAGTCCGACGCGAGCGACGGTTTCATCCTGGTCCCCCACGTAACCCCCGGCGGCCTGGACGAATTCGCCGACACGGTGGTCCCCCTCCTGCAGGACCGGGGCGTCTTCCGCACCGAATACTCAGGCCCCACCCTCCGCGACCACCTGGGCCTGACCTGA
- a CDS encoding LacI family DNA-binding transcriptional regulator, producing the protein MREGTGDGMSRVGIRELAAELGMSISTVSRAMNSRGEVSAATRERVRSAAERLGYQPNQSGRTLRRGATGTVALVMQTNTARTEMGETFYFAVCDGLQQVLATRSMDLVLLPVGPAKDPYRYLVNAVDRHIADAYVISNTHREDARVALLTERGVPFVALGRGGPAGHAWLDLDFEGVAAGSVARLAAAGHTRIALACDDGDVNSTWEYARGYRRALAEHGLTPAAEIRLPDAPGSGEVLADRLLAMSPAPTAVVLAQETLALGLYRRLGEVGVRPGADLAVVGFRKNPVCDYLVPSLTSFAVSLDAYGRRLGEIVLDRVADADAPVQEVWPMTLAPGESDTAPPRVSERLS; encoded by the coding sequence GTGCGCGAAGGAACGGGGGACGGCATGAGCCGGGTCGGGATCCGGGAGCTGGCGGCGGAGCTGGGGATGTCGATCAGCACCGTGTCACGGGCGATGAACTCGCGGGGCGAGGTCAGCGCGGCCACCCGGGAGCGCGTCCGGTCGGCCGCGGAGCGGCTCGGGTACCAGCCCAACCAGTCCGGGCGCACGCTGCGCCGGGGCGCGACCGGGACCGTCGCGCTGGTGATGCAGACCAACACCGCGCGCACCGAGATGGGCGAGACGTTCTACTTCGCCGTCTGCGACGGGCTCCAGCAGGTGCTGGCGACCCGCTCGATGGACCTGGTGCTGCTGCCCGTCGGCCCCGCGAAGGACCCGTACCGCTACCTGGTCAACGCCGTCGACCGGCACATCGCCGACGCGTACGTCATCTCCAACACCCACCGCGAGGACGCCCGGGTGGCGCTGCTGACCGAGCGCGGCGTCCCGTTCGTCGCGCTCGGGCGCGGCGGGCCGGCCGGGCACGCGTGGCTCGACCTGGACTTCGAGGGCGTGGCGGCCGGGTCCGTCGCGCGGCTGGCCGCGGCCGGCCACACCCGCATCGCGCTCGCCTGCGACGACGGCGACGTCAACAGCACCTGGGAGTACGCCCGCGGCTACCGGCGCGCGCTCGCCGAGCACGGCCTGACGCCCGCGGCCGAGATCCGGCTGCCCGACGCGCCCGGCAGCGGCGAGGTGCTGGCCGACCGGCTGCTCGCGATGTCCCCCGCGCCCACCGCCGTGGTGCTGGCGCAGGAGACGCTCGCCCTCGGCCTGTACCGGCGGCTCGGCGAGGTGGGCGTGCGGCCGGGCGCGGACCTCGCCGTGGTGGGCTTCCGGAAGAACCCGGTGTGCGACTACCTGGTCCCGTCGCTGACCAGCTTCGCGGTGTCGCTCGACGCGTACGGCCGGCGTCTCGGCGAGATCGTGCTCGACCGCGTCGCCGACGCCGACGCGCCGGTCCAGGAGGTCTGGCCGATGACGCTGGCCCCAGGCGAGAGCGACACCGCTCCGCCACGTGTTTCGGAACGGCTCAGCTGA
- a CDS encoding MFS transporter: MLESRVLRKLTVRLLPVLIIGYFLAVIDRANLGVAALTMNADLGIGAAAFGFAASVFFVPYVVLEVPSNLALAKFGARWWIARILVTWGIISAAHALVWNIPSLYVARALLGAAEAGFFPGVIFYLTLWFPAAYRGRIMATFTAAIPVALVIGTPLSGLMLNLEGWLGLHGWQWVFLIEGLPAVLLGVLIPFLLPTSPEKAKFLDAEEREWLTGTLAREKAEREALDGHTGRRKVLKTLLSPKVLMFAVAYYGLTNLNGAVSTFLPQILKPFGLGNTATTFVAAIPYLFGLAGMLVLGRFADRPGRRAVSLYVALGVSLVGLVASASIDTPVVKLVALCVAAFGVFGVLPTFWGLPTAILTGAAAAGGIALINALGNLSSVVNPAVIGAIDAKTGSFDGGLLWLAAMAVVAIIALTVILLVWRPARQALRPAPKQEV, from the coding sequence ATGCTCGAGTCCCGTGTACTGCGGAAGCTGACGGTCCGGTTGCTTCCGGTGCTGATCATCGGCTATTTCCTGGCGGTGATCGACCGGGCGAACCTGGGCGTCGCCGCGTTGACGATGAACGCCGACCTCGGGATCGGGGCCGCCGCGTTCGGCTTCGCGGCGAGTGTGTTCTTCGTGCCGTACGTGGTGCTGGAGGTGCCGTCGAACCTCGCGCTGGCGAAGTTCGGCGCCCGCTGGTGGATCGCGCGCATCCTGGTCACCTGGGGGATCATCTCGGCGGCGCACGCGCTGGTGTGGAACATCCCGAGCCTCTACGTCGCCCGCGCACTGCTCGGCGCGGCCGAGGCCGGCTTCTTCCCGGGCGTGATCTTCTACCTGACGCTGTGGTTCCCGGCCGCCTACCGCGGGCGGATCATGGCCACGTTCACCGCGGCCATCCCGGTGGCGCTGGTCATCGGCACCCCGCTGTCCGGCCTGATGCTCAACCTGGAGGGCTGGCTCGGGCTGCACGGCTGGCAGTGGGTGTTCCTGATCGAGGGCCTGCCGGCGGTGCTGCTGGGTGTGCTGATCCCGTTCCTGCTGCCGACCAGCCCGGAGAAGGCGAAGTTCCTCGACGCCGAGGAACGCGAGTGGCTCACCGGCACCTTGGCCCGGGAGAAGGCGGAACGCGAGGCGCTGGACGGGCACACCGGCCGTCGTAAGGTGCTGAAGACCTTGCTCAGCCCCAAAGTGCTGATGTTCGCCGTCGCGTACTACGGGCTGACGAACCTCAACGGCGCGGTCAGCACGTTCCTGCCGCAGATCCTCAAGCCGTTCGGGCTGGGCAACACTGCGACGACGTTCGTCGCCGCGATCCCGTACCTGTTCGGGCTGGCCGGGATGCTGGTGCTCGGCCGGTTCGCCGACCGGCCCGGGCGGCGCGCGGTCAGCCTGTACGTCGCGCTGGGCGTGTCGCTCGTGGGGCTCGTCGCGTCGGCTTCGATCGACACGCCGGTCGTGAAGCTGGTCGCGCTGTGCGTGGCGGCGTTCGGGGTTTTCGGGGTCCTGCCGACGTTCTGGGGCCTGCCCACCGCGATCCTCACCGGTGCCGCGGCCGCGGGTGGCATCGCCCTGATCAACGCGCTGGGCAACCTCTCCAGCGTCGTCAACCCCGCGGTGATCGGCGCGATCGACGCGAAGACCGGCAGCTTCGACGGCGGCCTGCTCTGGCTCGCCGCGATGGCCGTGGTCGCGATCATCGCGCTCACCGTGATCCTGCTCGTCTGGCGGCCCGCCCGCCAGGCGCTGCGGCCCGCACCGAAACAGGAGGTCTGA
- a CDS encoding enolase C-terminal domain-like protein, with amino-acid sequence MRIGQVRLRRLKGTLPTDGDLWEDRLVRPLDVYPEYRERDDHEGGVQTPDGFAVTTYFVEIETEDGLVGRAGPVPETVAWLVARELRPLLLGRDPIAGEKLWDQLHRAQVHGRGGLPMLAISAVDNALWDLRGKWLGQPVHRVLGGPTRDEVPAYASMLGFSVQDLDRVRERAIEYRDRGYVAQKWFFRHGPASGHAGLHANVALVRTLREAVGEDYDLMFDCWQAMDVTYVTELAARIAPYRPRWLEEVVMPDRVDGYRLLRQRLSIPLAGAEHEYTRWGFRRFVDAGALDVVQPDLYWCGGFSEALKIAAYATAHDLMVIPHGHSAAATLHFSLTQSPAHTPYQEDLVKWNQVHQLFLADPVNPVDGVFRPNGKPGLGMELDLSRAEADELVFA; translated from the coding sequence GTGCGTATCGGCCAGGTCCGGCTGCGTCGCCTGAAGGGCACACTGCCGACGGACGGCGACCTGTGGGAGGACCGGCTCGTCCGGCCGCTCGACGTCTACCCCGAGTACCGCGAGCGTGACGACCACGAGGGCGGGGTGCAGACCCCGGACGGGTTCGCCGTCACCACGTACTTCGTCGAAATCGAAACGGAGGACGGGCTGGTCGGCCGCGCCGGGCCGGTGCCGGAGACGGTCGCGTGGCTGGTCGCCCGCGAGCTGCGCCCGCTGCTGCTCGGCCGCGACCCGATCGCCGGCGAGAAGCTGTGGGACCAGTTGCACCGCGCGCAGGTGCACGGCCGCGGCGGGTTGCCGATGCTCGCGATCAGCGCCGTGGACAACGCGTTGTGGGACCTGCGCGGCAAGTGGCTCGGGCAGCCGGTGCACCGCGTGCTGGGCGGGCCGACCCGCGACGAAGTGCCCGCGTACGCGTCGATGCTCGGCTTCTCCGTGCAGGATCTCGACCGGGTGCGTGAGCGCGCGATCGAGTACCGCGACCGTGGCTACGTGGCGCAGAAGTGGTTCTTCCGGCACGGCCCGGCCAGCGGCCACGCGGGGCTGCACGCGAACGTCGCGCTGGTGCGGACGCTGCGCGAGGCCGTCGGCGAGGACTACGACCTGATGTTCGACTGCTGGCAGGCCATGGACGTCACCTACGTGACCGAGCTGGCCGCGCGCATCGCGCCGTACCGGCCCCGCTGGCTCGAAGAGGTCGTGATGCCCGACCGCGTCGACGGCTACCGGCTGTTGCGGCAACGGCTGTCCATCCCGCTGGCCGGGGCGGAGCACGAGTACACGCGCTGGGGTTTCCGGCGCTTCGTCGACGCCGGCGCGCTCGACGTCGTCCAGCCCGATCTGTATTGGTGCGGCGGGTTTTCCGAGGCGCTGAAGATCGCCGCGTATGCGACCGCGCACGATCTGATGGTCATCCCGCACGGCCATTCGGCGGCGGCGACGCTGCACTTTTCGCTGACGCAGTCGCCGGCGCACACGCCGTACCAGGAGGATCTGGTGAAGTGGAACCAGGTGCACCAGCTGTTCCTCGCCGACCCGGTGAACCCGGTCGACGGGGTGTTCCGGCCGAACGGCAAGCCGGGGCTCGGCATGGAGCTGGACCTGTCGCGGGCCGAGGCCGACGAACTCGTGTTCGCCTGA
- a CDS encoding nitroreductase/quinone reductase family protein encodes MPEPDFTSTVDIARPDGDERTAEQWARAVWEDAPAPVRAFLRAGWAYLGLRVRRAPGRVFGWTVVESTPETVVLEAPSSLMAARNVVHVDGARVRWTTTVSYRRPVARLLWAVATPFHERLIPSRLRHVAAPASRDDRKHRAVTAFQRRIGNPLLRRLPTQTLLETTGRSSGLPRRTPIGGRRTGRQFWLVSEFGERSHYVRNIQADPRVRVRLHGVWYTGTARLLPDDDARARLKALPRLNSTAVQAFGTDLLTIRVDLG; translated from the coding sequence ATGCCGGAACCCGATTTCACGTCCACAGTGGACATCGCCCGCCCGGACGGCGACGAGCGTACGGCCGAGCAGTGGGCCCGCGCCGTCTGGGAGGACGCGCCCGCCCCGGTCCGTGCCTTCCTGCGCGCGGGCTGGGCGTACCTCGGCCTCCGGGTGCGCCGCGCCCCCGGCCGGGTGTTCGGCTGGACCGTCGTCGAGTCGACGCCGGAGACGGTGGTCCTCGAAGCGCCGTCCAGCCTGATGGCGGCGCGGAACGTCGTCCACGTCGACGGCGCGCGCGTCCGCTGGACCACCACCGTGAGCTACCGCCGGCCCGTGGCGCGGCTGCTGTGGGCCGTCGCCACGCCGTTCCATGAGCGGCTCATCCCGTCGCGGCTGCGCCACGTCGCCGCGCCCGCCAGCCGTGACGACCGCAAGCACCGCGCCGTCACCGCGTTCCAGCGCCGGATCGGCAACCCGCTGCTGCGCCGCCTGCCGACGCAGACGTTGCTGGAGACCACCGGCCGCAGCTCCGGGCTCCCCCGCCGCACCCCGATCGGCGGCCGCCGCACCGGCCGGCAGTTCTGGCTGGTCTCGGAGTTCGGCGAGCGCTCGCACTACGTCCGCAACATCCAGGCGGACCCGCGCGTCCGCGTCCGCCTGCACGGCGTCTGGTACACGGGCACCGCCCGCCTCCTCCCCGACGACGACGCCCGCGCCCGGCTGAAGGCCTTGCCCCGCCTGAACAGCACCGCCGTCCAGGCCTTCGGCACGGACCTGCTCACCATCCGCGTCGACCTCGGCTGA
- a CDS encoding LLM class flavin-dependent oxidoreductase: MAGVSGPRIAVALEGAGWHPAAWREPDARPAELLTAGYWTDLVREAEAAKLDFVTFEDFLSLRADSRAETVEDRDDVVQGRLDAVLIASRVAPLTSRIGLVPTAVVTHTEPFHLSKAIATLDYVSSGRAGVRVQVSGREDEYRHFGRREPGEFHLPDSADPDRPSALADLFDEAADYVEVLRRLWDSWEDDAEIRDVATGRFVDREKLHYIDFTGRWFSVKGPSITPRPPQGQPLVTALAHAAVPYRLAGRSTDLVYVTPFDRAGAATIVGDVRAEQERAGRAGETLHVFGDLVVFLDETAQAAADRKARLDELAGAEYTSDATVFTGTPAELADLLLDWHAAGLSGFRLRPGTLPHDLTAITRGLVPELRGRGAFRSEYEADTLRGLLGLSRPANRYAA, encoded by the coding sequence ATGGCAGGGGTTAGCGGACCACGAATCGCCGTGGCCCTGGAGGGGGCAGGCTGGCATCCGGCGGCGTGGCGCGAGCCGGACGCCCGGCCGGCCGAACTGCTCACCGCCGGGTACTGGACGGACCTGGTCCGCGAGGCCGAAGCGGCCAAGCTGGACTTCGTCACGTTCGAGGACTTCCTCTCGCTGCGGGCGGACTCCCGCGCCGAGACCGTCGAAGACCGCGACGACGTCGTGCAGGGCCGCCTCGACGCGGTGCTGATCGCGTCGCGCGTCGCGCCGCTGACCTCGCGCATCGGCCTGGTCCCGACCGCCGTCGTCACCCACACGGAGCCGTTCCACCTGTCGAAGGCCATCGCCACGCTCGACTACGTGAGCAGCGGCCGCGCCGGCGTCCGCGTGCAGGTCTCCGGCCGCGAAGACGAGTACCGGCACTTCGGCCGCCGCGAGCCCGGCGAGTTCCACCTGCCCGACAGTGCCGACCCGGACCGGCCGAGCGCGCTCGCGGACCTGTTCGACGAGGCCGCGGACTACGTCGAGGTGCTGCGCCGGCTGTGGGACAGCTGGGAGGACGACGCGGAGATCCGCGACGTCGCCACCGGCCGTTTCGTGGACCGCGAGAAGCTGCACTACATCGACTTCACCGGGCGCTGGTTCTCCGTGAAGGGCCCGTCGATCACGCCGCGGCCGCCGCAGGGCCAGCCGCTGGTCACCGCGCTGGCGCACGCCGCGGTGCCGTACCGGCTGGCGGGCCGGTCGACCGACCTGGTCTACGTGACGCCGTTCGACCGCGCGGGAGCCGCCACGATCGTCGGCGACGTCCGAGCGGAGCAGGAGCGCGCGGGCCGAGCGGGCGAGACACTGCACGTTTTCGGCGACCTCGTGGTGTTCCTGGACGAGACCGCGCAGGCCGCCGCCGACCGCAAGGCGCGCCTGGACGAGCTGGCGGGCGCCGAGTACACCTCCGACGCGACGGTGTTCACCGGCACCCCCGCCGAGCTGGCCGACCTGCTGCTCGACTGGCACGCCGCCGGCCTGTCCGGCTTCCGGCTGCGCCCGGGCACGCTGCCGCACGACCTCACGGCCATCACCCGAGGCCTCGTCCCCGAACTGCGCGGGCGCGGCGCGTTCCGCAGTGAGTACGAGGCCGACACGCTCCGCGGGCTGCTCGGCCTGTCGAGGCCCGCCAACCGCTACGCCGCCTGA